A window from Primulina eburnea isolate SZY01 chromosome 2, ASM2296580v1, whole genome shotgun sequence encodes these proteins:
- the LOC140822796 gene encoding protein SHORT ROOT IN SALT MEDIUM 1-like isoform X4 produces MYASRGSNNTYGQQQPYSSRSSYASQNLGSAYSGHPSAAEKPSHYGGQYSSVYGSAAQQISPMVAKGSATTTLEGRGNYGSSIPESPRNSDYPAIDRHQYDGSHRSYVGRDLPSEAIGRYVDSVSFGQEHQSKMYDRVEQATVLRQEQMLKAHTLSTPIEGGARQADYLAARALVHRPAQDPIAYGGRIDPDLRSLALVSGSSYNGQHTTSILGAAPQRSVDELIYAQNSNPGYGVSLPPGRDYGAGKSHISTLLESDYPSSMLARVGHPRVDDRKDDRSRHGRELDRRDHEKRDYLLEREKDREREKERLREHERERERERERERERERERERERERERERERERERIRERERERDKEREKERQRREKERDRELKRSLELRRERTPSRLSRDRRGSSQAKDVRSARRESPRHEILHRPQSQHQSPVRQKRREYVCKIFSFSFVADERDYLSLDKRYPRLYVSPECSKVIVNWPKKKPMLHFYTPVSFEHDFVEDTTSMERTESPSKQLGTDVTKARQTTVWNAKILLMSGLSQNALAELSSQRNYDDRVPHFCNMLRFSILKRNNSLMAIGGPWDAIDGIDPSVDDSSLIQTALRYAKDVTNLDLKNCQHWNRFLEIHYQRVGKDGLFSHNEVTVLYVPNLTQCLPSLDLWREQWLNHKKAVSERELKLTMKKEITGDKEGVTKGDSLNSGTVMSKAGQLIKKESSSGPSAEDNKKEKDADTMDDKGNIVSEEGDEKNQSVESKEVIVNEEKNVAKNVQGENFSAQTAVGVKPGKKKIIKRIVKKKVENKKDSTENATDKNDELKKEDTEGNSILSEVVGLQKGLSSESSAIKTFARKKIVKKPLKSAAKQGASKTLECNTTNESGSTKDKTTVKSEDNTCAVVQDGSTKVTVKRKVIKRVPKKKAASADTGSIVAMKDVGEIKITQLDDNKEAVNSEMKESISKDKSSPKMKQQTVMLEKQEKKEEVVEKEQSSGSKIDTDITKQNVSRIDSQTKSNENGKPKDKKTGKDRLENDESKNKAVVKEKKKSDDPPRHPGLFLQTKGSKDSKLQSLSLSLDSLLDYSANDTEESTFEISLFAESLYEMLQYEMGCRLLAFLQKLRTKFVAKRNQGKRPREQTSKEKNEDNSSSKRVKTEDVEATKAENIDNTQKDDNNIVTEETNATKEVAEGKVEDEIGEQEPEEEDPEEEPEEDEEMIDAMPHLNSSKEKLIDAEKTYHSTVSESVTLKEQNEQQDTATKASKPNTNMDMRDKGNIAEASKAKKVDKELLQAFRFFDRNRVGHIRVEDLRLIIHNLGKFLSHRDVKELVQSALLESNTGRDDRILYGELVKMTDI; encoded by the exons ATGTACGCTTCTCGAGGAAGTAATAATACCTACGGCCAGCAGCAACCCTACTCTTCCCGGTCTTCCTATGCTTCTCAAAAC TTAGGATCTGCATATTCGGGCCATCCTTCCGCAGCAGAAAAGCCGTCGCATTATGGGGGACAGTATAGTTCGGTTTATGGGTCCGCGGCACAGCAG ATTTCTCCAATGGTTGCAAAGGGATCTGCAACAACCACTTTAGAAGGCCGGGGTAATTATGGATCCTCCATTCCAGAATCGCCTAG AAATTCGGATTATCCCGCAATTGATAGACACCAATATGATGGGAGCCACCGTTCATATGTTGGGAGGGATTTACCTAGTGAAGCCATTGGTAGATACGTTGATTCAGTTTCTTTTGGCCAAGAACATCAG TCTAAGATGTATGATCGTGTGGAACAAGCAACAGTGCTTAGGCAAGAACAAATGCTAAAGGCTCATACACTATCTACCCCTATTGAAGGGGGAGCTAG ACAAGCTGATTACCTTGCAGCAAGGGCCCTGGTTCATCGTCCTGCCCAAGATCCTATTGCCTATGGTGGAAGAATTGATCCCGACTTACGTAGTTTAGCTTTGGTTAGTGGGTCATCATATAATGGACAACATACTACATCAATATTAGGAGCAGCTCCACAGCGAAGTGTTGATGAACTTATATATGCTCAGAATTCAAATCCTGGTTATGGAGTGAGTTTGCCTCCTGGTAGGGACTATGGAGCAGGGAAGAGCCACATTAGCACATTGCTTGAATCAGATTACCCAAGCAGCATGTTGGCACGGGTTGGTCATCCAAGAGTTGATGATCGTAAAGATGACAGGAGTAGACATGGCCGGGAGCTGGATCGCAGAGATCACGAGAAAAGGGATTACTTGCTTGAGCGAGAGAAagatagagagagagagaaggaGCGACTACGAGAACATGAAAGAGAGAGAGAAAGAGAACGGGAAAGAGAAAGAGAAAGAGAAAGAGAAAGGGAAAGGGAACGAGAAAGAGAAAGAGAAAGAGAAAGAGAGAGAGAAAGAATCCGAGAAAGAGAAAGGGAACGAGACAAGGAACGTGAAAAAGAACGACAACGAAGGGAGAAGGAGAGGGATCGAGAGCTCAAACGCAGCCTGGAATTGAGGCGTGAACGTACTCCCTCAAGACTCTCCAGGGACCGTCGAGGTTCCTCGCAGGCAAAAGATGTCAGATCTGCTCGGCGAGAATCCCCACGTCATGAAATTTTGCATAG GCCTCAATCCCAGCATCAATCCCCTGTAAGACAAAAGAGGAGAGAGTATGTCTGCAAG ATCTTTTCATTTAGCTTTGTAGCAGATGAGAGGGATTATTTGTCATTAGATAAGCGATATCCTCGGCTTTATGTATCTCCAGAATGCTCAAAG GTTATCGTTAATTGGCCGAAGAAGAAACCAATGCTCCATTTCTACACTCCTGTGAG TTTTGAGCATGACTTTGTTGAAGACACGACTTCCATGGAGAGGACAGAATCACCTTCTAAACAACTGGGAACTGATGTGACAAAAGCAAGACAAACTACTGTTTGGAATGCGAAG ATTCTTCTGATGAGTGGACTGAGTCAAAATGCTCTGGCAGAGCTGTCATCCCAAAGAAACTATGATGACCGTGTACCGCATTTTTGCAATATGCTTAGATTTTCTATCCTGAAACGTAATAATAGTTTAATGGCAATTGGGGGCCCATGGGACGCAATTGATGGCATTGATCCATCGGTTGACGACTCCTCGTTAATTCAAACAGCTCTAAG GTATGCAAAAGATGTGACCAATCTTGATCTGAAGAACTGTCAGCACTGGAATCGTTTTCTCGAG ATCCATTATCAGAGAGTTGGAAAAGATGGGCTCTTCAGTCACAACGAGGTAACTGTGTTATATGTTCCCAATCTGACTCAGTGTCTTCCTTCCCTGGATTTATGGCGAGAACAGTGGCTTAATCACAAAAAAGCAGTTTCTGAGAGGGAGTTGAAGCTCACTATGAAGAAAGAG ATAACTGGTGACAAGGAAGGAGTCACAAAAGGTGACAGTCTGAACTCTGGAACTGTAATGTCAAAAGCTGGACAACTAATAAAGAAAGAGTCTTCTTCAGGGCCGTCGGCAGAGGATAATAAAAAGGAGAAAGATGCTGACACGATGGACGATAAAGGGAACATAGTTTCAGAAGAGGGTGATGAGAAAAATCAATCTGTTGAAAGCAAAGAAGTGATTGTAAATGAGGAGAAAAATGTTGCAAAGAATGTTCAAGGAGAAAATTTCAGTGCTCAGACAGCTGTTGGCGTTAAGCCTGGAAAGAAGAAAATCATAAAGAGGATTGTTAAGAAAAAAGTTGAGAATAAGAAAGACTCGACAGAAAATGCCACTGACAAGAATGATGAATTGAAGAAAGAGGATACTGAAGGAAATAGTATTCTTTCTGAAGTAGTTGGGCTACAGAAGGGTTTATCATCCGAATCTTCAGCTATTAAAACTTTTGCAAGGAAGAAGATCGTGAAAAAGCCACTGAAATCTGCTGCTAAGCAAGGCGCAAGCAAGACCCTTGAGTGTAACACAACAAATGAATCAGGGAGCACCAAGGATAAAACAACAGTTAAATCAGAAGACAACACTTGTGCTGTTGTCCAAGATGGTAGCACCAAAGTTACTGTAAAAAGGAAAGTAATTAAGAGGGTCCCGAAGAAAAAGGCTGCCTCAGCAGATACTGGCAGCATTGTGGCTATGAAGGACGTGGGAGAAATAAAGATAACTCAGCTGGATGACAATAAAGAAGCTGTTAACAGTGAGATGAAGGAGAGCATATCCAAGGATAAAAGCAGTCCCAAAATGAAACAACAAACAGTTATGCTTGAGAAGCAGGAGAAAAAGGAAGAGGTGGTGGAAAAGGAACAATCATCTGGGTCTAAAATTGACACCGATATTACGAAGCAGAATGTTTCTCGAATTGACAGTCAAACAAAATCAAATGAAAATGGGAAGCCCAAGGACAAGAAAACAGGGAAAGATCGTCTTGAAAACGATGAGTCTAAAAACAAAGCTGTggtgaaagaaaagaaaaagagcgATGATCCTCCTCGACATCCTGGGTTGTTTCTTCAAACAAAAGGGAGCAAGGATTCAAAA CTCCAGTCATTATCACTTTCACTGGATTCACTCTTGGATTATAGTGCCAACGATACTGAGGAATCGACCTTTGAG ATATCATTATTTGCGGAATCCTTGTATGAGATGCTACAGTATGAAATGGGTTGTCGGCTGTTGGCTTTCCTTCAG aAGCTGCGCACTAAATTTGTTGCAAAGAGGAACCAAGGAAAGAGACCGAGAGAGCAAACTTCAAAGGAGAAAAATGAGGATAACTCATCAAGCAAGCGCGTTAAGACGGAAGATGTAGAAGCAACAAAGGCTGAAAATATTGACAACACTCAGAAAGATGATAACAACATTGTCACAGAAGAAACGAATGCTACTAAAGAGGTTGCTGAAGGTAAGGTTGAGGATGAAATTGGTGAGCAAGAGCCCGAGGAAgaagatccagaggaagaaccAGAGGAAGATGAAGAAATGATTGACGCAATGCCACATCTCAACTCATCTAAAGAG AAGCTTATTGATGCGGAGAAGACATATCATAGCACTGTCAGTGAATCCGTTACTCTTAAAGAGCAGAATGAACAACAGGATACCGCTACAAAAGCTTCAAAGCCTAATACTAATATGGATATGCGCGACAAGGGAAATATAGCCGAGGCTTCTAAGGCAAAAAAAGTTGACAAGGAGCTGCTGCAAGCTTTCAGGTTCTTTGATCGAAACCGTGTCGGACACATAAGG GTCGAAGATCTGAGGCTGATAATTCACAATCTAGGGAAGTTCCTCTCACACAGGGATGTTAAGGAACTTGTGCAAAGCGCACTCTTGGAAAGTAACACCGGCAGAGATGACAGGATTCTATATGGTGAGCTGGTGAAGATGACGGACATTTGA
- the LOC140822796 gene encoding protein SHORT ROOT IN SALT MEDIUM 1-like isoform X2 produces the protein MYASRGSNNTYGQQQPYSSRSSYASQNLGSAYSGHPSAAEKPSHYGGQYSSVYGSAAQQGSATTTLEGRGNYGSSIPESPRFASNDYVSSSSHDYGHKVDQLHSDRNSDYPAIDRHQYDGSHRSYVGRDLPSEAIGRYVDSVSFGQEHQSKMYDRVEQATVLRQEQMLKAHTLSTPIEGGARQADYLAARALVHRPAQDPIAYGGRIDPDLRSLALVSGSSYNGQHTTSILGAAPQRSVDELIYAQNSNPGYGVSLPPGRDYGAGKSHISTLLESDYPSSMLARVGHPRVDDRKDDRSRHGRELDRRDHEKRDYLLEREKDREREKERLREHERERERERERERERERERERERERERERERERERIRERERERDKEREKERQRREKERDRELKRSLELRRERTPSRLSRDRRGSSQAKDVRSARRESPRHEILHRPQSQHQSPVRQKRREYVCKIFSFSFVADERDYLSLDKRYPRLYVSPECSKVIVNWPKKKPMLHFYTPVSFEHDFVEDTTSMERTESPSKQLGTDVTKARQTTVWNAKILLMSGLSQNALAELSSQRNYDDRVPHFCNMLRFSILKRNNSLMAIGGPWDAIDGIDPSVDDSSLIQTALRYAKDVTNLDLKNCQHWNRFLEIHYQRVGKDGLFSHNEVTVLYVPNLTQCLPSLDLWREQWLNHKKAVSERELKLTMKKEITGDKEGVTKGDSLNSGTVMSKAGQLIKKESSSGPSAEDNKKEKDADTMDDKGNIVSEEGDEKNQSVESKEVIVNEEKNVAKNVQGENFSAQTAVGVKPGKKKIIKRIVKKKVENKKDSTENATDKNDELKKEDTEGNSILSEVVGLQKGLSSESSAIKTFARKKIVKKPLKSAAKQGASKTLECNTTNESGSTKDKTTVKSEDNTCAVVQDGSTKVTVKRKVIKRVPKKKAASADTGSIVAMKDVGEIKITQLDDNKEAVNSEMKESISKDKSSPKMKQQTVMLEKQEKKEEVVEKEQSSGSKIDTDITKQNVSRIDSQTKSNENGKPKDKKTGKDRLENDESKNKAVVKEKKKSDDPPRHPGLFLQTKGSKDSKLQSLSLSLDSLLDYSANDTEESTFEISLFAESLYEMLQYEMGCRLLAFLQKLRTKFVAKRNQGKRPREQTSKEKNEDNSSSKRVKTEDVEATKAENIDNTQKDDNNIVTEETNATKEVAEGKVEDEIGEQEPEEEDPEEEPEEDEEMIDAMPHLNSSKEKLIDAEKTYHSTVSESVTLKEQNEQQDTATKASKPNTNMDMRDKGNIAEASKAKKVDKELLQAFRFFDRNRVGHIRVEDLRLIIHNLGKFLSHRDVKELVQSALLESNTGRDDRILYGELVKMTDI, from the exons ATGTACGCTTCTCGAGGAAGTAATAATACCTACGGCCAGCAGCAACCCTACTCTTCCCGGTCTTCCTATGCTTCTCAAAAC TTAGGATCTGCATATTCGGGCCATCCTTCCGCAGCAGAAAAGCCGTCGCATTATGGGGGACAGTATAGTTCGGTTTATGGGTCCGCGGCACAGCAG GGATCTGCAACAACCACTTTAGAAGGCCGGGGTAATTATGGATCCTCCATTCCAGAATCGCCTAGGTTCGCATCAAATGATTATGTCTCATCTTCAAGTCATGACTATGGACATAAAGTTGACCAGCTGCATTCTGATAGAAATTCGGATTATCCCGCAATTGATAGACACCAATATGATGGGAGCCACCGTTCATATGTTGGGAGGGATTTACCTAGTGAAGCCATTGGTAGATACGTTGATTCAGTTTCTTTTGGCCAAGAACATCAG TCTAAGATGTATGATCGTGTGGAACAAGCAACAGTGCTTAGGCAAGAACAAATGCTAAAGGCTCATACACTATCTACCCCTATTGAAGGGGGAGCTAG ACAAGCTGATTACCTTGCAGCAAGGGCCCTGGTTCATCGTCCTGCCCAAGATCCTATTGCCTATGGTGGAAGAATTGATCCCGACTTACGTAGTTTAGCTTTGGTTAGTGGGTCATCATATAATGGACAACATACTACATCAATATTAGGAGCAGCTCCACAGCGAAGTGTTGATGAACTTATATATGCTCAGAATTCAAATCCTGGTTATGGAGTGAGTTTGCCTCCTGGTAGGGACTATGGAGCAGGGAAGAGCCACATTAGCACATTGCTTGAATCAGATTACCCAAGCAGCATGTTGGCACGGGTTGGTCATCCAAGAGTTGATGATCGTAAAGATGACAGGAGTAGACATGGCCGGGAGCTGGATCGCAGAGATCACGAGAAAAGGGATTACTTGCTTGAGCGAGAGAAagatagagagagagagaaggaGCGACTACGAGAACATGAAAGAGAGAGAGAAAGAGAACGGGAAAGAGAAAGAGAAAGAGAAAGAGAAAGGGAAAGGGAACGAGAAAGAGAAAGAGAAAGAGAAAGAGAGAGAGAAAGAATCCGAGAAAGAGAAAGGGAACGAGACAAGGAACGTGAAAAAGAACGACAACGAAGGGAGAAGGAGAGGGATCGAGAGCTCAAACGCAGCCTGGAATTGAGGCGTGAACGTACTCCCTCAAGACTCTCCAGGGACCGTCGAGGTTCCTCGCAGGCAAAAGATGTCAGATCTGCTCGGCGAGAATCCCCACGTCATGAAATTTTGCATAG GCCTCAATCCCAGCATCAATCCCCTGTAAGACAAAAGAGGAGAGAGTATGTCTGCAAG ATCTTTTCATTTAGCTTTGTAGCAGATGAGAGGGATTATTTGTCATTAGATAAGCGATATCCTCGGCTTTATGTATCTCCAGAATGCTCAAAG GTTATCGTTAATTGGCCGAAGAAGAAACCAATGCTCCATTTCTACACTCCTGTGAG TTTTGAGCATGACTTTGTTGAAGACACGACTTCCATGGAGAGGACAGAATCACCTTCTAAACAACTGGGAACTGATGTGACAAAAGCAAGACAAACTACTGTTTGGAATGCGAAG ATTCTTCTGATGAGTGGACTGAGTCAAAATGCTCTGGCAGAGCTGTCATCCCAAAGAAACTATGATGACCGTGTACCGCATTTTTGCAATATGCTTAGATTTTCTATCCTGAAACGTAATAATAGTTTAATGGCAATTGGGGGCCCATGGGACGCAATTGATGGCATTGATCCATCGGTTGACGACTCCTCGTTAATTCAAACAGCTCTAAG GTATGCAAAAGATGTGACCAATCTTGATCTGAAGAACTGTCAGCACTGGAATCGTTTTCTCGAG ATCCATTATCAGAGAGTTGGAAAAGATGGGCTCTTCAGTCACAACGAGGTAACTGTGTTATATGTTCCCAATCTGACTCAGTGTCTTCCTTCCCTGGATTTATGGCGAGAACAGTGGCTTAATCACAAAAAAGCAGTTTCTGAGAGGGAGTTGAAGCTCACTATGAAGAAAGAG ATAACTGGTGACAAGGAAGGAGTCACAAAAGGTGACAGTCTGAACTCTGGAACTGTAATGTCAAAAGCTGGACAACTAATAAAGAAAGAGTCTTCTTCAGGGCCGTCGGCAGAGGATAATAAAAAGGAGAAAGATGCTGACACGATGGACGATAAAGGGAACATAGTTTCAGAAGAGGGTGATGAGAAAAATCAATCTGTTGAAAGCAAAGAAGTGATTGTAAATGAGGAGAAAAATGTTGCAAAGAATGTTCAAGGAGAAAATTTCAGTGCTCAGACAGCTGTTGGCGTTAAGCCTGGAAAGAAGAAAATCATAAAGAGGATTGTTAAGAAAAAAGTTGAGAATAAGAAAGACTCGACAGAAAATGCCACTGACAAGAATGATGAATTGAAGAAAGAGGATACTGAAGGAAATAGTATTCTTTCTGAAGTAGTTGGGCTACAGAAGGGTTTATCATCCGAATCTTCAGCTATTAAAACTTTTGCAAGGAAGAAGATCGTGAAAAAGCCACTGAAATCTGCTGCTAAGCAAGGCGCAAGCAAGACCCTTGAGTGTAACACAACAAATGAATCAGGGAGCACCAAGGATAAAACAACAGTTAAATCAGAAGACAACACTTGTGCTGTTGTCCAAGATGGTAGCACCAAAGTTACTGTAAAAAGGAAAGTAATTAAGAGGGTCCCGAAGAAAAAGGCTGCCTCAGCAGATACTGGCAGCATTGTGGCTATGAAGGACGTGGGAGAAATAAAGATAACTCAGCTGGATGACAATAAAGAAGCTGTTAACAGTGAGATGAAGGAGAGCATATCCAAGGATAAAAGCAGTCCCAAAATGAAACAACAAACAGTTATGCTTGAGAAGCAGGAGAAAAAGGAAGAGGTGGTGGAAAAGGAACAATCATCTGGGTCTAAAATTGACACCGATATTACGAAGCAGAATGTTTCTCGAATTGACAGTCAAACAAAATCAAATGAAAATGGGAAGCCCAAGGACAAGAAAACAGGGAAAGATCGTCTTGAAAACGATGAGTCTAAAAACAAAGCTGTggtgaaagaaaagaaaaagagcgATGATCCTCCTCGACATCCTGGGTTGTTTCTTCAAACAAAAGGGAGCAAGGATTCAAAA CTCCAGTCATTATCACTTTCACTGGATTCACTCTTGGATTATAGTGCCAACGATACTGAGGAATCGACCTTTGAG ATATCATTATTTGCGGAATCCTTGTATGAGATGCTACAGTATGAAATGGGTTGTCGGCTGTTGGCTTTCCTTCAG aAGCTGCGCACTAAATTTGTTGCAAAGAGGAACCAAGGAAAGAGACCGAGAGAGCAAACTTCAAAGGAGAAAAATGAGGATAACTCATCAAGCAAGCGCGTTAAGACGGAAGATGTAGAAGCAACAAAGGCTGAAAATATTGACAACACTCAGAAAGATGATAACAACATTGTCACAGAAGAAACGAATGCTACTAAAGAGGTTGCTGAAGGTAAGGTTGAGGATGAAATTGGTGAGCAAGAGCCCGAGGAAgaagatccagaggaagaaccAGAGGAAGATGAAGAAATGATTGACGCAATGCCACATCTCAACTCATCTAAAGAG AAGCTTATTGATGCGGAGAAGACATATCATAGCACTGTCAGTGAATCCGTTACTCTTAAAGAGCAGAATGAACAACAGGATACCGCTACAAAAGCTTCAAAGCCTAATACTAATATGGATATGCGCGACAAGGGAAATATAGCCGAGGCTTCTAAGGCAAAAAAAGTTGACAAGGAGCTGCTGCAAGCTTTCAGGTTCTTTGATCGAAACCGTGTCGGACACATAAGG GTCGAAGATCTGAGGCTGATAATTCACAATCTAGGGAAGTTCCTCTCACACAGGGATGTTAAGGAACTTGTGCAAAGCGCACTCTTGGAAAGTAACACCGGCAGAGATGACAGGATTCTATATGGTGAGCTGGTGAAGATGACGGACATTTGA